One segment of Methanomassiliicoccales archaeon DNA contains the following:
- the hypA gene encoding hydrogenase maturation nickel metallochaperone HypA codes for MHEVSVMSGIVESVLEELKKHEVLKVEEVCLTLGELTFLGEEQLQFAYEIITRDTILEGSVLAIETEETELLCSACGYQGKADYLGEEYHMSMPSLICPKCRGKIKVLKGQSCRVTSMKVVQE; via the coding sequence ATGCATGAAGTATCGGTCATGTCCGGCATCGTGGAGAGCGTGCTCGAGGAGCTGAAGAAGCACGAGGTGCTCAAGGTGGAGGAGGTGTGCCTGACGCTCGGTGAACTGACGTTCCTCGGCGAGGAGCAGCTGCAGTTCGCCTATGAGATCATCACCCGCGACACCATCCTGGAAGGTTCAGTACTGGCCATAGAGACGGAGGAGACCGAACTGCTCTGCTCCGCCTGCGGCTATCAGGGCAAGGCCGATTACCTGGGCGAGGAATATCACATGTCCATGCCTTCTCTGATATGCCCCAAGTGCCGGGGTAAGATCAAGGTCTTGAAGGGGCAGTCCTGCCGGGTCACGTCCATGAAGGTGGTGCAGGAATGA
- the nth gene encoding endonuclease III, with protein sequence MDLRWLLTSMRESIKGMAFPGLIDEGDIWWERDPFHVLVATVLSQRTRDLNTHRASSDLFRRFYTPEEMADAPLEELEALIRSVGFYRAKAKALKEIARSVHMDGDIVPKDIDAMVKWPMVGRKTANCVMAYAFKEPAICVDTHVHRISNRLGLVESRTADETEMALRKIFPKALWCDINATMVRFGQKVCLPRNPRCATCPVRKVCAHYEKMPADEK encoded by the coding sequence ATGGACCTTAGGTGGCTGCTGACGAGCATGAGGGAGTCGATAAAGGGGATGGCCTTCCCCGGTCTCATCGATGAGGGGGACATATGGTGGGAGCGCGATCCCTTCCACGTCCTGGTGGCCACGGTGCTCTCGCAGAGGACCAGGGACCTGAACACCCACCGGGCGTCGTCAGACCTGTTCCGTCGGTTCTATACGCCCGAGGAGATGGCCGACGCCCCCCTGGAGGAGCTGGAGGCCCTCATACGCTCCGTGGGGTTCTACCGGGCCAAGGCCAAGGCGCTTAAGGAGATAGCCAGATCGGTGCATATGGACGGTGACATCGTGCCCAAGGACATCGACGCCATGGTCAAATGGCCGATGGTGGGACGCAAGACGGCCAACTGCGTGATGGCCTACGCTTTCAAAGAACCGGCGATATGCGTCGACACGCACGTTCATCGCATCAGCAACCGTTTGGGACTGGTTGAAAGCCGTACGGCGGACGAGACCGAAATGGCCTTGCGGAAGATATTTCCCAAGGCGCTTTGGTGCGACATCAACGCCACCATGGTCCGCTTCGGTCAGAAGGTATGCCTGCCCCGCAACCCACGTTGTGCCACGTGCCCGGTGCGTAAGGTCTGCGCCCATTACGAGAAGATGCCCGCCGATGAAAAATGA
- a CDS encoding DUF998 domain-containing protein: protein MDMNKEKIIMWGALAGIIGAIAFSTLWSLAIITDGHWIFGVETLSELGGHRPGRCFFNTGLIVMGLLSIPFGAVLYRRFEHTNLGRISTATFVLAAISLIGIGVFPINTGTPHTFFSWAFFSTVIISLTIMLRPIWMFKRLGRPIVIVTLGTVMVGYITIILVATKNMELALSEALVVISLLIWTISMGISLLHEMLTR from the coding sequence ATGGATATGAACAAGGAAAAAATTATCATGTGGGGGGCGCTGGCGGGTATCATCGGCGCCATCGCTTTCAGCACGCTTTGGAGCCTGGCCATCATAACCGACGGGCATTGGATATTCGGTGTGGAGACCCTGAGCGAACTGGGAGGCCATCGTCCCGGGCGCTGCTTCTTCAATACCGGGTTGATCGTCATGGGACTGCTTTCAATACCTTTCGGCGCCGTCCTTTATCGCAGGTTCGAGCATACCAACCTAGGAAGGATATCCACCGCCACGTTCGTCCTCGCGGCGATCTCCCTGATCGGCATCGGGGTCTTCCCCATCAATACCGGCACTCCGCACACCTTCTTCAGCTGGGCTTTCTTCAGCACGGTCATCATCTCATTGACGATCATGCTGCGCCCTATCTGGATGTTCAAAAGGTTGGGCAGGCCGATCGTGATCGTGACCTTAGGAACGGTCATGGTCGGCTATATCACCATCATCCTGGTGGCGACGAAGAACATGGAACTGGCCCTCAGCGAAGCGTTGGTGGTCATTTCCCTGCTCATATGGACCATCTCCATGGGGATCTCATTACTGCATGAGATGCTCACCCGATGA
- the hypD gene encoding hydrogenase formation protein HypD: MMDLRYRDEGMAVKIIDKLKGMDLDLRFMHVCGTHQDTLVKFGLEKMLSDVGITIGQGPGCPVCVTTTKEVVEAITLARSGVTLTVFGDMMAVPTPIGSLADVKAEGADVRVVYSVEDALLMCKDVERMVFMAIGFETTSPSTAYALLHSPPENFSVLSCHRLLPPALKALFAMGEVRIDGLIQPGHVATIIGLEPFAPFAGPQGVPQVVTGFEPLDLLMGVYMLAKQVKEGRNDVENEYPRVVRPEGNPKARDMLARAFKEEDRAWRGFPVLPLSALEVRDELSEHNARVVHEDVLKDAPQVKEDMGGCRCGEVLRGIIRSEQCPAFARGCSPKRPMGPCMVSREGSCNISYRYRE, translated from the coding sequence ATGATGGACCTAAGATACCGGGACGAGGGAATGGCGGTCAAGATCATCGACAAGCTGAAGGGCATGGACCTGGACCTGCGGTTCATGCACGTCTGCGGGACGCACCAGGACACACTGGTCAAGTTCGGGCTGGAGAAGATGCTGTCCGACGTGGGCATCACCATCGGCCAGGGACCAGGATGTCCGGTCTGCGTCACCACCACCAAGGAGGTGGTGGAGGCCATCACCCTGGCCAGGTCCGGCGTGACGTTGACCGTGTTCGGCGACATGATGGCCGTTCCCACTCCCATAGGTTCGCTGGCGGATGTGAAGGCCGAAGGTGCGGACGTCCGCGTGGTGTACTCCGTGGAGGACGCCCTGCTCATGTGCAAGGACGTGGAACGCATGGTCTTCATGGCCATCGGTTTCGAGACCACCAGTCCCTCCACCGCCTACGCTCTGCTGCACTCCCCGCCTGAGAACTTCAGTGTGCTCAGCTGCCATCGTCTGCTCCCCCCGGCACTGAAAGCGCTCTTCGCCATGGGGGAGGTGCGCATAGACGGGCTCATTCAACCGGGGCATGTGGCCACCATCATCGGGCTGGAGCCCTTCGCCCCGTTCGCCGGCCCCCAGGGCGTGCCCCAGGTGGTCACCGGCTTCGAGCCACTGGACCTGTTGATGGGCGTGTACATGCTGGCCAAACAGGTCAAAGAGGGGAGGAACGATGTGGAGAACGAGTATCCTCGAGTGGTGCGCCCGGAGGGCAATCCCAAAGCGCGGGACATGCTGGCCAGGGCCTTCAAGGAGGAGGACAGGGCCTGGCGCGGCTTCCCCGTTCTGCCATTAAGCGCCCTGGAGGTTCGCGACGAGCTTTCGGAGCATAACGCCCGCGTGGTCCACGAAGACGTTCTGAAGGACGCCCCTCAGGTCAAGGAGGACATGGGCGGCTGCCGCTGCGGAGAGGTGCTGCGGGGGATAATCCGTTCCGAGCAATGTCCGGCGTTCGCCCGAGGCTGTTCTCCGAAACGTCCTATGGGACCGTGCATGGTCAGCCGCGAAGGCAGCTGCAACATCAGCTATCGTTATCGTGAGTGA
- a CDS encoding ABC transporter permease: MSSLSKIAKKEVKELLTPTTIVPIIIMAVLFASLGNVFGGVGDQLSEPPKIAFINNDDGMLSQVAYGVLEHSANIVYEGDNVQDALNALDDAGGVSLFIIPSDFTSDILANRTGTIEAYWVMRGAGILDTIPGSAADALLGNVDQAISAALITGDLSDNASIILNPTHLNETTIFKGKEMAGISPPTIAGVISQQSLVMPLIVVMMIIYAGSIVITSMGTEKENKTLETLLTMPVSRTSIVFGKLLGAAVVGLIMAAIYMLGMGYYFNSLLASTSIDLAQYGLTLDLLDYVLVGISLFAALVFALALCMILGIFTKNYKAAQTMTMPVTFLALIPMFITLMTDFDTLPLAAKALVFAIPFSHPMMAMRLLMFDDYGLVLAGIAYSTIMALVVMFIAVTLFKKDILLTGRVASAEKYSRWPLLALMQKMFTKRRR; encoded by the coding sequence ATGAGCAGTCTTTCAAAGATAGCCAAGAAAGAGGTCAAGGAACTGCTGACCCCAACCACCATCGTTCCGATAATCATCATGGCCGTTCTGTTCGCTTCCCTGGGGAACGTCTTCGGTGGGGTGGGCGATCAGCTTTCGGAACCTCCAAAGATCGCCTTCATCAACAACGACGACGGGATGCTCTCTCAGGTCGCCTACGGTGTACTGGAGCATAGCGCGAACATTGTCTATGAGGGGGACAACGTGCAGGATGCGCTGAACGCCCTGGACGATGCTGGGGGCGTTTCATTGTTCATCATACCCAGTGATTTCACCTCTGATATATTGGCCAATAGGACCGGCACCATCGAGGCCTACTGGGTCATGCGTGGGGCCGGAATACTGGACACCATACCCGGGTCCGCCGCGGACGCCCTGCTGGGCAATGTGGACCAGGCCATCTCCGCCGCGCTGATAACGGGCGACCTGAGCGATAACGCCTCGATCATCCTAAATCCGACCCATCTGAACGAGACCACCATATTCAAGGGCAAGGAGATGGCCGGCATATCTCCGCCGACCATAGCCGGGGTCATCTCGCAGCAGTCCTTGGTCATGCCGCTAATCGTGGTGATGATGATCATCTATGCCGGTAGCATCGTCATAACCTCCATGGGAACGGAGAAGGAGAACAAGACACTGGAGACGCTGCTGACCATGCCGGTGAGCCGTACCTCCATAGTTTTCGGCAAGTTGCTCGGGGCCGCGGTGGTGGGACTGATCATGGCGGCCATCTACATGCTGGGCATGGGCTACTATTTCAATTCCCTGCTGGCATCGACCAGCATTGACCTGGCCCAATACGGTCTGACGCTGGACCTGCTGGACTACGTTCTGGTGGGGATATCGCTCTTCGCCGCGTTGGTGTTCGCGTTGGCATTATGCATGATACTGGGCATATTCACCAAGAACTACAAGGCCGCCCAGACCATGACCATGCCGGTGACGTTCCTGGCACTTATACCCATGTTCATCACCCTGATGACCGACTTCGACACGCTGCCGTTGGCGGCCAAGGCGCTGGTCTTCGCCATACCGTTCTCACATCCCATGATGGCCATGCGTTTGCTGATGTTCGACGACTACGGCCTGGTGCTGGCAGGCATCGCCTACTCCACCATAATGGCTCTGGTGGTCATGTTCATCGCCGTCACCCTGTTCAAGAAGGACATACTGCTGACGGGCAGGGTCGCCAGCGCCGAGAAGTACAGTCGGTGGCCGCTATTGGCGCTGATGCAGAAGATGTTCACCAAGCGTCGCAGGTGA
- a CDS encoding ABC transporter ATP-binding protein encodes MYAVEVKDLVKNYGSFQAVKGISFNVREGEVYGLIGPNGAGKTTALRILSTLLEITAGEVKIYGIDLGHKPDEVRRIISYLPEDAGAYKNLTGRAYLKFIAQFFAEGDKAEELVSRGLEIAHLEERIDDKVETYSKGMARRLLVARALMIKPKLAILDELTSGLDVINAQEIRRTVKTYASQGTTMLLSSHNMLEVELLCDRIALINDGEIVAEGTPDELKERYGAKNIEEVFVKVVSE; translated from the coding sequence ATGTACGCGGTAGAAGTAAAGGACCTGGTCAAGAACTATGGTTCCTTCCAGGCGGTCAAAGGCATATCGTTCAATGTCCGGGAGGGCGAGGTCTATGGTCTCATCGGTCCCAACGGAGCGGGCAAGACCACCGCACTGCGCATCCTATCCACCTTATTGGAGATAACCGCCGGGGAGGTCAAGATCTACGGCATAGACCTGGGTCATAAACCGGATGAGGTGCGGCGCATAATCAGCTATCTGCCGGAGGATGCCGGTGCTTACAAGAACCTGACTGGGAGAGCCTACCTCAAGTTCATCGCTCAATTCTTCGCCGAGGGCGATAAGGCCGAGGAACTGGTCTCCCGGGGATTGGAGATAGCCCATCTGGAGGAAAGGATCGATGATAAGGTGGAGACCTACAGCAAGGGCATGGCAAGGCGCCTGCTGGTGGCCCGCGCCCTGATGATCAAGCCTAAGTTGGCCATACTGGACGAGCTGACCTCAGGTCTGGACGTGATAAACGCCCAGGAGATCCGCAGGACGGTCAAAACGTACGCTTCCCAGGGGACCACCATGCTGCTCTCTTCGCATAACATGTTGGAGGTGGAACTGCTCTGCGACCGCATCGCCCTCATCAATGACGGGGAGATCGTGGCCGAGGGGACCCCCGACGAACTGAAGGAAAGGTATGGGGCGAAGAACATCGAGGAGGTCTTCGTCAAGGTGGTGAGCGAATGA